AGGATGGACTCAAACCCTCGGCGCAGGCCCCCTGCTGCTGATTGCCGGCGCCGCCATCTTGGTGCTGCTGTTCCTCATCATCAAGCTGCGCATGCACGCGCTGCTCGCCCTGATCCTCATCAGCCTGGCAACCGCCTTCGCCACCGGCATCCCGGCGGACAAGGTGGTTCCGGTGCTGGTCAACGGATTCGGCAGCACCCTGGGCACTGTTGCCCTGCTGGTCGGCCTCGGCGCCATGCTGGGCCGCATCGTAGAGACCAGCGGCGGCGCCAAAGCCCTGGCCGACTACCTCATCAACCTCTTCGGTGAGAAGCGCGCGCCGTTCGCGCTGGGCCTCGCCTCGCTGATCTTCGGCTTCCCCATCTTCTTCGACGCCGGCCTGGTGGTCATGCTGCCCGTGGTCTTCGCAGTGGCGCACCGGCTTGGCGGCGGCGTGCTGCGCTACGGCCTGCCGGCCGCAGGTGCCTTCTCCGTGATGCACATCTTCCTGCCCCCGCACCCGGGACCGGTCTCCGCGGCTACGTTCTTCGACGCCAACATCGGGCTCGTCCTGATCGCCGGCCTCATCACTGCCATCCCCACCTGGTACGTCACTGCCTACCTGTTCGGCCTGTGGACCGGCAAGAAGCTGGTCCTCCCCGTTCCGGAACTGCTGGGCCACGCCGACTCCGCCGCCGAAGAGAACCCGCCGCGCTTCCGCACGGTCGTGGGCGTCCTGCTCCTCCCGCTGGTCCTCATCTTCCTTAACACCGGCCTCAGCACCCTGGCTTCCTCCGGTGTCCTTCCGGCTTCGGCAAAGACCGAAGCCTGGTACCAGATCCTGCGCACCCTCGGTGAAACGCCGGTGGCACTGCTGATCGCGGTACTGGTGGCCATGTTCGTACTGGGCAGGCTTCGCGGCTCCCGCGGCGCCACCCTGGAGAAGCTGCTCGAATCCTCGCTCGGCCCGGTCTGCTCCGTCATCCTGATCACCGGCGCCGGCGGCATGTTCGGCGGCGTGCTGCGCACCTCCGGCATTGGCACCGCCCTGGCCGGCGTCCTCGGCGACGTCGGCATCCCCCTGCTGCTGGCCGGCTTCCTGATCTCGGCCATCCTGCGCATCGCACAGGGTTCCGCCACCGTGGCACTGACCACCACCGCCGGGCTGATCGCTCCCGCGGTGGCCCTGGCCGGCATGAACGGCATGCAGGTGGCCGCCCTGGTCATCGCCGTAGCCGCCGGCTCCGTGGTGGTCTCGCACGTCAACGACTCCGGCTTCTGGCTGGTGGGCCGCTTCTTCGGCATGGACGTCAAGACCACCCTGAAGACCTGGACCGTCATGGAAACGCTGATCGGCGTCATGGGTTTCGCTATCGCTGCCGCCATCTTCGGCGTGGCCGGCCTGGCCGGCTAGCCGGCCGAACCATCTCCGGGTCAACCCGGTAACGCAACAGAGAACGACGGCGGCACGTACCGCCGTCGTTCTCGCTTTAACGCCGGCCCATCGCCGGCCTGGCCGGATGCTCAACCGTCAATCCATGGGAAGTGAGCAGCCGGTCATCTCGCGGAAACGTATCCCGCCAAAAGCATCCCGCCATCCCATCCGCACGCCTCCGTTAACATTCCCGAAACACAGTGGTCATGTGATCTTCACGCAAGGGCCGTTCCTGTAACTTTCCCGCAACGTGGCGCCCCATTATCGGAAACACGGAACGTGAACCATTGAGCGGGGGCGTGGCCCGGAATCACTCGAGGTCCCGTACGGAAGACTTGATGAGAAGGGACACGCAGGTGCAAATCACTGCGGAAAACGTCTGGGTGCTGGTGTCAACGGCCCTCGTGCTGATCATGACGCCCGGCCTCGGCCTCTTTTATGGCGGCATGACCCGGGCCAAGGCGGCACTCAACATGATCATGATGAGTTTCATCTCCGCGGGCATCGTCGGCGTCATCTGGGTGCTGTGGGGTTACTCCATGAGCGGCGGGGAGGGCGTGCTGGGCATCTTCGGCAACCCGTTCGCCAACTTCGGGCTCACCAACCTCATCGGCTCCCCGGACCTCATCAAGGCAGCCTACGCGGGCACGTTCGCCATGGTCACCGTTGCCCTCATCAGCGGCGCAATCGCCGACCGCGCCAAGTTCAGCTCGTGGGCGCTCTTTGTGCCCATCTGGGTCACCTTGGTGTACTGCCCGCTGGCCTACATGGTCTGGGGCGGCGGACTGCTGGGCGCCAACGGAGCCATCACCTCCGTGTTCGGGCAGGTCATCGACTTCGCCGGCGGCACCGTGGTCGAAATCAGCTCCGGTGTTGCAGCACTGGTCCTGGCCGTCATCGTTGGCAAGCGCCAGGGCTTCGGCA
Above is a window of Arthrobacter sp. FB24 DNA encoding:
- a CDS encoding GntP family permease; protein product: MTIEGWTQTLGAGPLLLIAGAAILVLLFLIIKLRMHALLALILISLATAFATGIPADKVVPVLVNGFGSTLGTVALLVGLGAMLGRIVETSGGAKALADYLINLFGEKRAPFALGLASLIFGFPIFFDAGLVVMLPVVFAVAHRLGGGVLRYGLPAAGAFSVMHIFLPPHPGPVSAATFFDANIGLVLIAGLITAIPTWYVTAYLFGLWTGKKLVLPVPELLGHADSAAEENPPRFRTVVGVLLLPLVLIFLNTGLSTLASSGVLPASAKTEAWYQILRTLGETPVALLIAVLVAMFVLGRLRGSRGATLEKLLESSLGPVCSVILITGAGGMFGGVLRTSGIGTALAGVLGDVGIPLLLAGFLISAILRIAQGSATVALTTTAGLIAPAVALAGMNGMQVAALVIAVAAGSVVVSHVNDSGFWLVGRFFGMDVKTTLKTWTVMETLIGVMGFAIAAAIFGVAGLAG